From a region of the Teredinibacter turnerae genome:
- a CDS encoding type II secretion system protein translates to MTNKQSGFTLIELIAVLVILGILAATAIPRFVDLSDAAQQAATDSIAGSLESASALNHAVDIAAEAGLTSETVVGVANCTDTENLLSDALPAEYTITAAAIADKASVACTLSYMVDSSAVATATFQAIGAQ, encoded by the coding sequence ATGACCAACAAACAATCTGGCTTTACGCTTATCGAACTCATTGCCGTGCTGGTAATTCTGGGTATTTTGGCGGCCACAGCGATTCCTCGTTTTGTGGATCTGTCTGACGCCGCACAGCAGGCAGCGACCGACAGCATTGCGGGCAGCCTGGAAAGCGCTTCCGCACTCAATCACGCCGTCGACATCGCCGCCGAAGCAGGTTTAACCAGTGAAACCGTAGTCGGCGTTGCCAATTGTACTGACACCGAAAATTTGCTTTCTGATGCTTTGCCAGCGGAATACACGATTACTGCTGCAGCTATTGCCGATAAAGCATCTGTTGCTTGCACCCTGAGCTATATGGTTGATAGTTCTGCTGTAGCGACTGCAACCTTCCAAGCCATTGGTGCGCAGTAA
- a CDS encoding type II secretion system protein: protein MFKPVACNWKCENGFSLFELVIVLIVLAVLLHFSIPYYSDVVDDSKSKTVKFQAGTFSRAVENLHGQAKLGDGHSVEVNGLKIRMNEYGWPANAGSNTSAKLANQTALECQQLWNGVFKNAPATVLLENEKAPDAHPQADVGVNFINGRICRYELLRKGDERFFFDYDLKTGEVAVQISK, encoded by the coding sequence ATGTTCAAACCGGTGGCATGTAACTGGAAATGCGAAAACGGTTTCAGCTTATTCGAGTTGGTTATCGTTTTAATTGTATTGGCCGTTTTGCTGCATTTCTCGATCCCGTATTACAGCGATGTGGTTGATGACTCCAAGTCTAAAACCGTCAAGTTTCAAGCGGGAACATTTTCCCGTGCGGTGGAAAATCTGCACGGCCAGGCGAAACTCGGCGATGGCCATTCCGTAGAGGTTAATGGTTTAAAAATTCGCATGAATGAATATGGTTGGCCAGCGAATGCGGGTAGCAATACGTCTGCAAAACTGGCGAACCAAACTGCACTGGAATGCCAGCAATTGTGGAATGGTGTTTTCAAAAACGCGCCTGCCACAGTCTTACTGGAAAATGAAAAAGCACCGGATGCACACCCTCAGGCGGACGTCGGGGTAAATTTTATTAACGGTCGAATTTGTCGATATGAACTATTGCGAAAAGGCGACGAACGCTTCTTCTTCGACTATGATCTAAAAACAGGAGAGGTGGCAGTGCAAATTTCTAAGTAG
- a CDS encoding ExeA family protein, which produces MYLNHFGFAELPFSLTPDTQFFLNQQSHRDALNTMLVALQHCEGFIKIVGEVGTGKTLLCRILLARLKHRFVTAYIPNPYLTPDELKAFVAQEIGAQYDPAMQTHVLLTSIYHKLMQLAHNGKQVVLVVDEAQAMPRETIESLRLLTNLETEKRKLLQVVMLGQPELDHLLSRPDLRQLKQRIIFSEYLHPFSSRGVREYIRHRLDAAGGRGDIFTPPALWLLSRGAGGIPRLINIIAHKALISAYGRGLFRVGIMQVAKAIADTAETRWTGKLLAWYCRMGAHVAPFGGRA; this is translated from the coding sequence ATGTACCTGAATCATTTCGGCTTCGCGGAACTTCCATTTTCGCTTACGCCGGATACACAGTTCTTCCTTAATCAGCAAAGTCATCGCGATGCGTTGAATACTATGCTGGTCGCTTTGCAGCACTGTGAAGGTTTTATAAAAATTGTCGGTGAAGTTGGCACCGGTAAGACGCTGTTGTGCCGCATTTTGCTCGCCCGCTTGAAACACCGTTTTGTGACCGCTTACATTCCCAACCCCTATCTTACGCCGGATGAACTGAAGGCCTTTGTCGCGCAGGAAATTGGAGCGCAATACGACCCCGCAATGCAAACCCATGTGTTGCTGACTTCCATTTATCACAAATTGATGCAGTTGGCGCACAACGGCAAGCAGGTAGTTTTAGTCGTAGATGAAGCGCAGGCAATGCCGCGCGAAACTATCGAGAGCTTGCGATTGCTGACGAATTTGGAAACAGAGAAACGCAAGCTGCTACAGGTGGTGATGTTAGGCCAGCCTGAGTTGGACCATCTTTTGTCGCGACCGGATCTACGTCAGTTAAAACAGCGAATTATATTTTCAGAATATTTACACCCGTTTTCATCTCGAGGTGTGAGGGAATATATCCGTCACCGTTTAGATGCGGCTGGTGGTCGAGGAGATATTTTTACCCCGCCAGCTCTCTGGTTGCTGAGTCGGGGTGCAGGTGGCATTCCCAGGTTAATCAATATTATCGCGCATAAAGCGTTGATCAGCGCTTACGGGCGGGGTTTGTTTCGTGTCGGAATCATGCAAGTGGCCAAGGCAATCGCCGATACAGCGGAGACGCGCTGGACCGGTAAACTGCTCGCCTGGTACTGCCGTATGGGGGCGCATGTTGCGCCCTTCGGGGGGCGTGCATGA
- a CDS encoding MSHA pilin protein, MshD gives MPSRHTASIPLALERGITLIETIVFLVVIAISLTALAMVFDQRMSHESSVNAAVRLRALEMAQAKLDEILARKFDENTPPGGIPACGSANGPACAGIVPDTDFDDVGDYNGYNESNGVHALSVNVVEAGSDFGQANNLARRITVTVSVPGGSPLVLAAYRVNF, from the coding sequence ATGCCTAGCCGCCACACTGCCTCCATCCCGCTAGCGCTAGAACGCGGTATTACTCTTATCGAAACAATTGTTTTTTTGGTCGTGATTGCAATTTCTCTTACCGCACTCGCGATGGTCTTTGATCAGAGAATGAGCCACGAAAGTTCCGTGAATGCGGCTGTCCGGCTGCGCGCGCTCGAGATGGCGCAGGCAAAGCTTGATGAAATTCTCGCTCGTAAATTTGATGAGAACACGCCACCGGGCGGTATTCCCGCTTGTGGTTCAGCGAACGGGCCCGCATGCGCGGGAATCGTGCCAGATACTGATTTTGACGATGTAGGGGACTACAACGGTTACAACGAATCTAACGGAGTCCACGCACTTTCTGTGAATGTGGTTGAAGCGGGCAGTGACTTCGGGCAGGCCAATAACCTCGCAAGACGAATTACGGTAACGGTATCCGTACCGGGTGGTTCACCACTGGTACTGGCGGCTTACCGCGTGAACTTTTGA
- a CDS encoding GspE/PulE family protein — translation MSDAPKRIRLGDLLVAQQLISQDQLETALREQRSTGLKLGRQLVEMGFVEENSLLSLLSRQLDIPFIELKHFRFDRELVQSLPESLARRYRVMILREDPDSILLGMSDPTDIFSIDELQRVIPKPIKTAVVRESELLDILDIAYSSAEEIASLAEQLDETLDDDSVDLSEIITSAEDSDAPVVRLLQKVFEEAIKTKASDIHIEPDENVLRIRQRIDGVLVEQVMNEKRIAGALVVRLKLMSNLDIAEKRLPQDGRFNLKVSGHNIDVRLSTMPVQFGESVVMRILDHTEGVLPLGSVGMPENYIRRFRHIITRPHGLVLVTGPTGSGKTTTLYGALSELNTPEKKIITVEDPVEYRLPRISQVQVHEKIGLSFSKVLRATLRQDPDILLVGEIRDADSAEIALRAAMTGHMVLSTLHTNDAVTSALRLVDMGVDPYLVASSLKAIVAQRLVRRICESCSVPHELNPLELSLLHSLKKNHNLADANFRRGTGCAHCYNTGYRGRIGVFELLEINHAMANALRDNSVREFNDAAHSSKHYRPLSASALDFAIQGVTTIDEVMRVSAQIEDESLGDIAEYDQ, via the coding sequence ATGAGTGACGCACCAAAACGAATTCGCCTGGGTGATTTGCTGGTAGCACAGCAATTAATATCCCAAGATCAGTTGGAAACGGCGCTGCGTGAACAGCGTTCGACCGGGCTTAAGCTTGGGCGCCAGTTGGTCGAAATGGGCTTCGTGGAAGAAAACAGCCTGCTGTCGTTGTTGTCTCGCCAATTGGATATTCCGTTTATCGAGTTGAAGCATTTTCGGTTTGATCGCGAGTTAGTGCAGTCCTTACCTGAAAGCCTCGCGCGGCGTTACCGGGTAATGATTCTACGGGAAGATCCAGACAGCATCCTGTTAGGGATGTCGGACCCAACTGATATTTTCAGTATCGACGAACTGCAGCGGGTGATTCCCAAGCCAATAAAAACAGCGGTCGTACGTGAATCCGAGTTGCTGGATATTCTCGATATTGCCTATTCAAGCGCGGAAGAAATTGCCTCCTTGGCAGAGCAGTTGGATGAAACTCTGGATGACGATTCCGTTGACCTGTCAGAAATTATTACCAGCGCCGAAGATTCAGATGCGCCCGTTGTAAGGTTGCTGCAGAAAGTTTTTGAAGAAGCAATAAAAACCAAGGCTTCTGATATTCATATTGAGCCTGATGAAAATGTATTGCGAATTCGTCAGCGTATCGATGGCGTGCTCGTCGAGCAGGTTATGAACGAAAAGCGCATTGCCGGAGCGTTAGTCGTACGCTTAAAACTGATGTCCAATCTGGATATTGCCGAAAAACGATTACCTCAAGATGGCCGTTTCAACTTGAAGGTTAGCGGCCACAATATTGACGTGCGTCTATCAACCATGCCGGTGCAGTTCGGCGAATCGGTGGTAATGCGTATTCTCGATCACACTGAAGGTGTACTGCCGCTGGGTTCGGTGGGCATGCCCGAAAATTATATTCGTCGCTTTCGCCATATTATTACTCGCCCGCACGGCCTGGTGTTAGTGACTGGCCCCACCGGCAGCGGTAAAACCACAACGCTATACGGCGCATTGTCGGAGTTGAATACGCCGGAGAAAAAAATCATTACGGTAGAAGATCCGGTTGAATACCGATTGCCACGGATCAGTCAGGTTCAGGTGCACGAAAAAATCGGTCTGAGCTTTAGCAAGGTGCTTCGTGCAACGCTGCGTCAAGATCCGGACATTCTTTTGGTGGGCGAGATCCGCGATGCGGATTCCGCAGAAATAGCGCTGCGCGCAGCAATGACAGGGCACATGGTGCTTTCCACATTGCACACCAATGATGCGGTGACTTCTGCGCTGCGGTTGGTTGATATGGGGGTGGACCCCTATCTGGTTGCATCCAGCCTAAAAGCGATTGTAGCCCAGCGTCTGGTAAGGCGAATTTGTGAGAGCTGTTCCGTGCCGCATGAACTTAATCCGCTGGAACTCAGTTTACTCCATAGTCTGAAAAAAAATCACAATCTGGCTGATGCAAATTTTCGACGCGGCACTGGCTGCGCGCATTGTTACAACACCGGTTATCGAGGTCGTATCGGGGTATTTGAATTGTTGGAAATTAACCACGCCATGGCGAATGCCCTGCGGGACAACAGTGTGCGTGAATTTAACGACGCTGCACACAGCAGCAAGCATTACCGTCCTTTGAGCGCCAGTGCGTTGGACTTCGCTATACAAGGGGTGACCACTATCGACGAAGTTATGCGGGTGTCTGCCCAGATTGAAGACGAGAGTCTCGGCGATATCGCTGAGTACGATCAGTAA
- a CDS encoding type II secretion system F family protein encodes MAQFSFEGRSAQGQSVKGEIAGASVDAVAAVLVGRGITPVRINEVSLGASLVKRINVVLGSEQVPVVDLVMFCRQMYTVTKAGIPLTRGIRGLAASVRHEHFREVLNDVAEKLETGMSLSRAMRQHPKVFDSLFVSMINVGESSGKLDEIFRQIGFYLERDEETRKRVKSAMRYPSFVVVALTIAIVVINIYVIPPFAKMFSKFGAELPIVTRGLIATSNAFTTYWPAMLIVLVMLVGGATYYLRTEQGAYLWGGKKLRLPIIGSLIERASMARYARSFSLMLSAGVPITQSLSLCAAAIDNPFLSAKIQQIRQGVERGETLLRTHLQAELFTPLVLQMISVGEESGQVDNLLRDVAEFYEREVDYDLKTLTDRIEPLLIIVLAVFVTLLALGIFLPLWSLYDVQTGGM; translated from the coding sequence ATGGCTCAATTTTCTTTCGAAGGTCGTTCTGCGCAAGGGCAATCCGTTAAGGGTGAAATTGCCGGTGCCTCGGTGGATGCGGTAGCGGCGGTTTTAGTTGGGCGCGGTATTACGCCGGTACGTATCAACGAGGTTTCACTTGGCGCAAGCCTTGTTAAGCGCATAAATGTGGTACTGGGCTCAGAACAGGTTCCCGTAGTTGATTTGGTTATGTTCTGTCGCCAAATGTATACCGTTACCAAAGCTGGTATTCCGCTTACCCGAGGAATCCGTGGATTGGCGGCGAGCGTCCGCCACGAACATTTTCGCGAAGTGCTCAACGACGTTGCCGAAAAACTAGAAACCGGTATGAGCCTGTCACGGGCGATGCGGCAACATCCAAAAGTATTCGATTCACTTTTTGTAAGCATGATCAATGTGGGCGAGAGCAGCGGCAAGCTGGATGAAATATTTCGCCAAATTGGTTTTTATCTGGAGCGCGATGAAGAAACCCGCAAGCGTGTTAAGTCCGCCATGCGCTACCCTTCCTTTGTAGTGGTAGCACTCACTATTGCAATAGTGGTGATCAACATTTACGTGATCCCTCCCTTCGCCAAAATGTTTAGTAAATTTGGCGCAGAGTTGCCGATTGTTACCCGAGGGTTAATTGCGACATCAAATGCGTTCACAACCTATTGGCCAGCGATGCTGATTGTTTTAGTGATGTTGGTGGGCGGCGCTACCTACTATTTGCGCACCGAGCAGGGGGCTTATTTATGGGGTGGCAAAAAACTGCGCTTGCCTATTATCGGCAGTTTGATTGAGCGTGCCTCCATGGCCCGCTACGCGCGCAGTTTTTCTCTCATGCTGAGTGCCGGCGTGCCGATCACCCAGTCGTTGAGCTTGTGTGCTGCGGCGATAGACAACCCTTTTCTGTCAGCAAAAATTCAGCAGATACGGCAGGGGGTGGAGCGTGGGGAGACGCTTCTGCGTACACATTTACAGGCTGAATTATTTACTCCCCTGGTGTTACAGATGATTTCTGTCGGCGAGGAAAGTGGGCAGGTGGATAATCTGCTACGCGATGTGGCTGAGTTTTACGAGCGGGAAGTGGATTACGATTTAAAAACTCTGACTGACCGCATAGAGCCGCTGTTGATTATCGTTCTTGCGGTTTTTGTCACACTGCTTGCGCTGGGTATATTTTTGCCACTTTGGAGTCTATACGATGTTCAAACCGGTGGCATGTAA
- a CDS encoding prepilin-type N-terminal cleavage/methylation domain-containing protein, protein MRSNGFSLVELVAILVIVGVIAAATVRSRSPTTSMELQAGRDSLVAAMHSAQQIAMTRAHNTVLIAGTTIDLRMDTDGDGEFSDETSLAYAGVTYPISFPAGVVLSSGCGASPVSFVFNRLGQTSGCRLTLAKAAGSVAIEVAASGFVR, encoded by the coding sequence ATGAGAAGCAACGGATTCAGTTTGGTTGAGCTCGTTGCCATACTCGTTATCGTCGGGGTTATTGCGGCGGCGACTGTTCGCAGCCGCAGCCCCACGACTAGCATGGAATTACAAGCCGGCCGCGATTCCCTGGTTGCAGCCATGCATTCCGCGCAGCAAATCGCTATGACTCGTGCGCACAATACGGTTTTAATTGCCGGTACCACTATTGACCTACGCATGGATACCGATGGCGATGGCGAGTTTTCTGATGAGACAAGCCTGGCCTACGCTGGTGTCACTTACCCTATTTCTTTTCCCGCGGGTGTTGTTCTTTCCTCTGGGTGCGGTGCGTCACCCGTTTCATTTGTATTTAATCGTCTAGGGCAAACCTCAGGCTGCCGTCTCACTCTGGCTAAGGCGGCAGGCTCCGTCGCGATAGAAGTCGCAGCGTCCGGTTTTGTGCGGTAA
- the mshL gene encoding pilus (MSHA type) biogenesis protein MshL, whose amino-acid sequence MPMRNLTSNFRQVVTIALLATLGGCSSVPQDETPAERDMQQVQTQQAAYRVRETQPDVPAAINQRLMDNALLGARAQTFSQQEPRFDVSVNEVPARTFFVSMIADSGVNVVAHPEISGSITLELKDVSVREVLNVTRDVYGYEYKFQDGIYTVYSRKLRTQVFPINYLDIQRAGVTETSVAIGRIESGSRRNNNSNNASNNASNNSSNNSDGENGAGENENNSSATKFVPGTRLRTLSRTDFWRSVQDTISAIVGGDADGRMVMVNPQAGMVVVKAMPNELSAVRDFLERSELSVRRQVVLETKIIEVQLNDGYEAGVNWGAITGALGIASDSSLVMTNDDGVTSKVRTTQNLLSGVLNVTRIEDLLNLLETQGNVQVLSSPRISTVNNQKAIIRVGTDEFFVTGITNNTTTTASNIQNSPEVLLDSFFSGIALDVTPQIAEDGDVIIHVHPLVSKVQDQLKDISIGDLDYSLPLALRDVRESDSIVRASNGQVVVLGGLMQETTSDVATKRPFLGDIPGVNVLFKGRAKRKIKTELVILMRPIVVDENTWEEQVNRSDRAIEAMSNAYRNRNQ is encoded by the coding sequence ATGCCAATGAGAAATTTAACCAGCAACTTTCGCCAGGTCGTAACAATCGCTCTACTCGCGACACTCGGTGGGTGTTCCAGTGTGCCGCAAGACGAAACACCGGCCGAGCGTGATATGCAACAGGTGCAAACCCAGCAGGCGGCATATCGCGTGCGGGAAACACAGCCCGACGTGCCCGCGGCAATTAATCAGCGGCTTATGGATAATGCGCTCTTGGGCGCCCGTGCCCAAACATTCTCTCAACAGGAGCCTCGGTTCGACGTTTCTGTTAACGAAGTGCCTGCGAGAACCTTTTTTGTAAGCATGATTGCGGATTCTGGCGTAAATGTCGTTGCGCATCCGGAAATTAGCGGTTCGATCACACTTGAATTAAAAGACGTGTCTGTGCGTGAAGTGCTCAATGTTACTCGTGATGTGTATGGCTATGAATATAAATTTCAAGACGGCATTTACACGGTTTATTCGCGCAAACTGCGTACCCAGGTTTTTCCGATCAATTATCTGGATATTCAACGTGCAGGCGTTACGGAAACATCGGTAGCGATCGGCCGCATCGAATCCGGCTCACGCCGTAATAACAACTCCAATAACGCGTCTAACAACGCCTCCAACAACAGTAGCAACAATAGTGACGGAGAAAACGGTGCGGGGGAAAATGAAAACAATAGCTCCGCTACGAAATTTGTTCCTGGTACCCGTTTGCGTACGCTAAGTCGCACGGATTTTTGGCGCAGTGTGCAAGATACAATTTCTGCGATTGTAGGCGGTGACGCAGACGGCCGAATGGTAATGGTAAATCCTCAGGCCGGTATGGTCGTCGTCAAAGCAATGCCGAATGAGTTGAGTGCGGTGCGTGATTTTCTTGAACGCTCTGAGCTAAGCGTACGGCGCCAGGTCGTGTTGGAAACCAAAATTATTGAAGTACAACTAAATGACGGTTATGAAGCCGGTGTAAATTGGGGCGCTATAACAGGGGCGCTTGGTATTGCTTCTGATTCGTCACTAGTGATGACGAATGATGATGGCGTTACATCGAAAGTTCGTACTACCCAAAATCTTCTGAGCGGTGTTCTCAATGTGACGCGTATCGAAGACTTGCTGAATCTTCTGGAAACGCAGGGTAATGTGCAAGTGCTGTCAAGCCCACGCATTTCAACGGTTAATAATCAGAAAGCCATCATTCGAGTCGGTACGGATGAATTTTTTGTCACCGGCATTACTAATAATACGACAACAACAGCCTCCAATATTCAGAACTCACCGGAAGTGTTGCTGGACTCTTTTTTCAGCGGTATAGCGCTGGATGTAACACCGCAAATTGCCGAAGACGGCGACGTGATTATTCATGTCCACCCGTTAGTGAGCAAGGTGCAGGATCAACTTAAAGATATTTCAATTGGCGATCTGGATTATTCGTTGCCACTGGCGTTACGCGACGTTCGCGAGTCGGACAGTATTGTGCGGGCTAGCAACGGCCAGGTGGTGGTTCTCGGCGGTCTGATGCAGGAAACCACGAGCGATGTTGCTACCAAACGACCATTTCTTGGCGATATTCCTGGCGTGAATGTGTTATTTAAGGGCCGGGCCAAGCGTAAAATCAAAACGGAACTGGTGATTTTAATGCGACCGATCGTGGTTGATGAAAACACCTGGGAAGAGCAGGTCAATCGCAGTGATCGCGCGATTGAGGCTATGTCGAATGCTTACCGAAATCGAAATCAGTAA